The proteins below are encoded in one region of Spirochaeta isovalerica:
- a CDS encoding ArsR/SmtB family transcription factor, whose amino-acid sequence MSIFPSKPDEDFKIFVYEQFSRIGKALSSPHRLILLNILCQGEHSVEALVDSTGLNVANVSRHLQMLKSVNLVKIRREGKYIFYSLSDEETCLFFMEFRRFAEKHSSELHAALNLISDKPSRMNIVDMDELRQIISDDSAVIIDVRPETEYRTLHLPKALSIPLDQLEDRYNEIPEDKEVITYCRDNYCILADKAVNFLLKKGRKAKRLDIGILNWKLAGLPVETGFEEK is encoded by the coding sequence ATGTCCATTTTTCCCAGTAAACCCGATGAGGATTTCAAAATCTTTGTCTACGAACAGTTCAGCCGCATCGGCAAGGCGCTTTCATCTCCCCATAGACTTATTCTGCTCAATATTCTCTGTCAGGGTGAGCACTCCGTCGAAGCTCTTGTCGACAGCACGGGATTAAATGTCGCCAACGTCTCACGGCACCTCCAAATGCTGAAATCGGTCAATCTGGTAAAAATCAGACGTGAGGGGAAATACATTTTTTACAGTCTCTCCGATGAAGAAACCTGTTTGTTTTTCATGGAATTCCGCCGTTTCGCAGAAAAGCATTCATCGGAGCTCCATGCAGCGCTGAATCTCATCTCCGACAAACCTTCCCGTATGAACATTGTCGATATGGACGAACTGAGACAGATCATATCCGACGATTCGGCTGTCATTATTGATGTCCGTCCCGAAACGGAGTACAGAACGCTTCATCTGCCCAAAGCTCTTTCCATCCCTCTTGATCAGCTGGAAGACCGGTATAATGAAATTCCCGAAGATAAAGAGGTGATAACATACTGCCGGGACAATTACTGCATACTCGCCGACAAGGCTGTCAATTTCCTCTTAAAAAAAGGGAGGAAAGCCAAAAGGCTGGATATCGGGATTTTAAACTGGAAGCTGGCCGGATTGCCGGTTGAAACGGGATTTGAGGAAAAATAA
- a CDS encoding aminoacyl-tRNA deacylase: protein MAAEKLIDFLDGKGIKYVIINHSSAYTTSEIAASAHIKGQELAKTVIVKIDGELAMIVLPAKYKVNFQMLKDYTGKENIELAAEGDFAPVFQGCMVGAMPPFGNIYGLKTYLDKTLTYDEEIAFNAGNFHQLIKLNLHDYMRLVKPDITHFAAA from the coding sequence ATGGCGGCGGAAAAACTGATAGACTTTCTCGACGGAAAAGGGATCAAATACGTTATTATCAATCATTCATCGGCCTATACGACAAGCGAAATCGCGGCGAGCGCTCATATAAAAGGTCAGGAACTGGCCAAAACAGTTATTGTCAAGATAGACGGCGAGTTGGCAATGATCGTCCTGCCGGCCAAGTATAAAGTCAATTTTCAGATGCTCAAAGACTATACGGGGAAAGAGAATATTGAACTGGCCGCCGAAGGGGATTTCGCCCCGGTATTCCAGGGTTGTATGGTCGGAGCCATGCCGCCGTTCGGAAATATTTACGGACTGAAGACCTATCTGGATAAAACTCTGACATACGATGAGGAAATAGCCTTTAATGCGGGAAATTTCCATCAGCTCATCAAGCTGAATCTCCATGATTATATGAGACTGGTTAAACCGGATATTACCCATTTTGCGGCAGCTTGA
- the pelF gene encoding GT4 family glycosyltransferase PelF, translating to MKSRLRVCFVLEGSYPYITGGVSSWVHDLIKGMPEVDFLLFSISPEEEQTLKYELPANVVEHKDILLSEKRKIRGKMKNRKKTLGLIREMHKNIRGAGKIELNEIIANMPGDYYAYLDSVNSPQGWDMIVSSNRKNNPMYSFSDYFWAWRSSHNMIFTILGSSPPEADIYHAVSTGYAGLISIVAKLRFNKPFLLTEHGLYHKEREMELRKATFIRGYQRDMWIKIYNGLSRMAYQHCDISTSLFEHNRQISLQLGAGEDKSLVIPNGIDIERYASVKREKREGFHIGLVGRVVPIKDIKTFITMAKIVHSTNKDAVFYCIGPTDEDEAYYEDCVRLVDNFNLNDVFHFTGRQNVLEYYSFLDVMLLTSVREAQPLVILEGWAAGVPCVATKVGNVPEMLDYDENYLASSKDAEKLAYCVNYIRKNPEDVAERMERNREKLYCLYNKNDLYDTYRNLYKKLTGD from the coding sequence ATGAAGAGTCGGCTGCGCGTGTGTTTCGTTCTGGAAGGTTCCTATCCCTATATTACGGGAGGTGTTTCCTCGTGGGTTCACGATCTTATAAAGGGAATGCCGGAAGTCGATTTCCTGCTCTTCAGCATCTCTCCCGAAGAGGAGCAGACTCTCAAGTACGAACTTCCCGCCAATGTAGTGGAACACAAGGATATTCTTCTTTCGGAAAAACGCAAGATCCGCGGAAAAATGAAAAACAGAAAAAAGACTCTGGGTCTGATCCGCGAAATGCACAAAAATATCCGGGGAGCCGGTAAAATCGAGCTCAATGAAATCATAGCCAATATGCCCGGGGATTATTATGCCTACCTGGACTCGGTGAACAGCCCGCAGGGGTGGGATATGATTGTCTCTTCCAACAGAAAAAACAATCCCATGTACTCCTTCTCCGATTATTTCTGGGCCTGGCGGTCTTCGCACAATATGATTTTCACAATTCTCGGCTCGTCCCCTCCTGAAGCCGATATCTACCACGCCGTTTCCACCGGTTACGCCGGACTCATTTCGATTGTGGCCAAGCTGCGATTCAATAAACCTTTTCTTCTGACCGAACACGGCCTGTACCACAAAGAGCGGGAAATGGAGTTAAGGAAGGCGACTTTTATCAGGGGATACCAGAGGGATATGTGGATAAAGATCTATAACGGACTCAGTCGCATGGCCTATCAACACTGCGACATTTCCACTTCGCTGTTCGAACACAACCGGCAGATATCGCTCCAGCTCGGAGCGGGTGAAGACAAGAGCCTGGTCATTCCCAACGGTATCGATATCGAGCGCTACGCTTCAGTCAAAAGGGAAAAGCGCGAGGGGTTCCATATCGGTCTGGTCGGCCGGGTTGTCCCTATCAAGGATATTAAAACATTCATCACCATGGCTAAAATCGTTCACAGCACCAATAAGGATGCGGTTTTTTACTGTATCGGCCCCACCGACGAAGACGAGGCCTATTACGAGGACTGCGTCAGACTTGTGGACAATTTCAATCTGAATGATGTGTTTCATTTTACGGGGCGTCAGAATGTTCTGGAGTATTACTCTTTCCTCGACGTCATGCTGCTGACAAGCGTCCGCGAAGCCCAGCCGCTCGTTATTCTCGAAGGCTGGGCGGCCGGGGTCCCCTGCGTGGCTACAAAGGTCGGCAATGTGCCGGAGATGCTCGATTACGACGAGAACTATCTGGCTTCATCCAAAGATGCGGAAAAGCTGGCTTATTGTGTCAATTATATAAGGAAAAACCCTGAAGACGTAGCGGAACGGATGGAAAGGAACAGAGAGAAGCTCTACTGTCTATACAATAAAAACGATCTGTACGACACTTACAGAAATCTGTACAAAAAACTGACGGGGGACTGA
- a CDS encoding tetratricopeptide repeat protein gives MNLKKIPLSIIFFATFFIPLSAQVQDGQSVPEPEKEVAIAEVSEKIQPVLPGRDTKLIFVEGEDAVSTNFNREPILNYSCSGYRTLQLNQSIDLHGQATYNSDYVFYVEEDGVYELWYGGTPPGNRDETITSYASPFRFVIDSLYSEDIYREDVNVVEEYAPSYYWNYVSDVTLAAGEHRIKFEVLLKRSLDNRYYFYLDNFFLVRKINGTRVAVDNPPEIFPEDMDIRSIDLPFKSFEDYEVLIRDNPEIVGNYVELAKTYSLAGDYINALKYLRRAALLSPDEPEIMLQMAKNLIWRGAVVEGLRMYSDLLAIVPERVDLWAEAGKIAAWTGLYDDSIGFFESGLENSPDNLNLLANLGITHLWLGELNTAEKIFNQVQKITGDDLDKNRALAEIFRVNGYADKAVPLYRKLINLYPEELELYFDLEETYKENDQRDKVQEVRDLTEKTFIPNQDYVKVTETFYESQSMKEKVISDYEEQLKGDPENLNLRRMLAEIYFWNGYRKKAIDEFRNILTSYTYDNVLETEKKMTSFLEILDRSYALTHFLETVPASVSESRKNMTELLKQYDKNISDLEALKKKNDAAEAKGETVDRSGEESLAQQRFDLEEKLAVQIYLGESFTGKFNSLMELFNEENRTLEGLLEDEKTSAEAYELLMEGIDWKWNRGDMITELNAVKKDGVVLANLTLGKILMFEGKPVEAEANFKPIMEGESVLDAAPFALYEAQVWLGDEEERKSLYESYPGKIEEGSEYAYYLNDYLDVLYLEEEDVFSYLTGDPAESIASLTAAYGEITSQASVLNRDLRENIAIIHKVLQDNMKRGFYNLASQTYLLRNELGDFYYNEKMYSEGIAQYEQVLAIDPWNLSAKFKLAQVYHYNGNWSKALKIYSEIYDDDPQFNNVASFYNELTREFADSYHFSASSFSDPTRIKSDLHADYNINFTPLFGTTLAYDVNLDRIYRTYSAEGTEPDDPKSSTLLFNKVSLSFPVKLGPVKITPVGGLYLKTDLFGDEDLSAADPGFGLFEYIDPYFYGGADAAVNLDFLSFSGGYRFDWLTESFHPSADIFFHQVKGNLGINFVKTKIPFIEDLTLNFGGEGKFLSDDNILWNAFASATEKIQLVREPAMYLNAGLDFSLESGKFNEYSDNSTLPYWAPDMSLMTGLNLEYEAKFPLSENRSLEEKVRLNVDYTSSGTGAEQIRGMAFEVGNRLSYNKSDFTAFFNVTGTFSVQFEPADITYWSLIFELGVSALLPELLMP, from the coding sequence ATGAATCTGAAGAAAATCCCTCTTTCCATTATATTTTTTGCCACTTTTTTCATACCGCTTTCCGCACAGGTTCAGGACGGGCAGTCCGTTCCCGAGCCGGAAAAGGAAGTAGCCATTGCAGAAGTCTCTGAAAAAATTCAACCCGTTCTGCCGGGCAGGGATACGAAACTCATATTCGTCGAAGGCGAGGATGCGGTTTCCACGAATTTTAACAGGGAGCCCATACTCAATTACAGCTGTTCCGGGTACCGGACTCTTCAGCTCAACCAGTCCATCGATCTTCATGGACAGGCTACCTATAATTCTGACTACGTTTTTTATGTGGAAGAGGACGGCGTGTATGAACTGTGGTACGGCGGAACTCCTCCGGGAAACCGCGATGAAACAATCACGTCCTACGCATCGCCTTTCCGCTTTGTCATCGACAGTCTCTACTCAGAGGATATATATCGAGAAGATGTCAACGTCGTAGAGGAATACGCCCCGTCCTATTACTGGAACTATGTGAGCGATGTCACACTGGCGGCGGGCGAACACAGAATCAAATTTGAAGTGCTTCTGAAACGGAGCCTGGATAACCGGTATTATTTTTATCTGGACAATTTTTTTCTCGTCAGAAAGATCAACGGCACGAGAGTCGCCGTCGACAATCCGCCGGAAATCTTTCCGGAAGATATGGACATCCGTTCCATAGACCTTCCCTTTAAATCCTTTGAGGATTACGAAGTCCTTATCCGCGACAATCCGGAAATCGTCGGCAACTATGTTGAACTGGCCAAAACCTATTCTCTGGCCGGTGATTACATCAATGCTCTGAAATATCTCCGCCGGGCGGCCTTGCTGTCCCCCGATGAACCGGAAATCATGCTCCAGATGGCGAAGAACCTCATTTGGAGAGGCGCTGTGGTAGAGGGATTGAGGATGTACAGCGACCTCCTCGCAATCGTTCCCGAAAGAGTCGACCTGTGGGCCGAAGCGGGGAAAATTGCCGCCTGGACCGGTTTGTACGATGATTCAATAGGTTTTTTTGAAAGCGGACTGGAAAACAGTCCCGACAATCTCAACCTGCTCGCCAATCTGGGTATAACCCATCTATGGCTGGGCGAACTGAATACAGCTGAGAAAATATTCAATCAGGTACAGAAGATTACCGGCGATGATCTGGATAAAAACAGAGCTCTGGCTGAAATATTCCGCGTCAACGGGTATGCCGACAAAGCCGTTCCCCTATACAGGAAGCTCATCAATCTTTACCCCGAAGAGCTGGAACTCTATTTCGATCTGGAGGAAACCTATAAGGAAAACGATCAGAGAGATAAAGTTCAGGAAGTGAGGGATCTGACGGAAAAAACATTCATTCCCAACCAGGATTACGTCAAAGTGACCGAAACCTTCTACGAATCACAAAGCATGAAGGAAAAAGTGATCAGCGATTATGAAGAGCAGCTGAAGGGCGATCCGGAAAACCTCAATCTCAGGCGGATGCTGGCTGAAATCTATTTCTGGAACGGCTACCGGAAGAAGGCGATAGATGAGTTCCGCAATATCCTGACCAGTTATACCTATGACAATGTGCTGGAAACGGAAAAGAAAATGACCTCTTTCCTGGAGATCCTCGACAGAAGCTATGCCCTGACTCACTTTCTCGAGACTGTTCCCGCCTCTGTCTCCGAAAGCCGGAAAAATATGACGGAACTGCTGAAGCAGTATGATAAAAACATTTCCGATCTCGAGGCTTTAAAGAAAAAAAATGACGCCGCCGAAGCGAAAGGGGAAACCGTCGACCGCAGCGGTGAAGAGTCCCTCGCGCAGCAGAGATTCGACCTTGAAGAAAAACTGGCAGTGCAGATTTATCTCGGGGAAAGCTTTACCGGCAAATTCAACAGTCTCATGGAGCTCTTCAATGAAGAAAACAGGACTCTGGAGGGATTGCTGGAAGATGAAAAAACATCGGCCGAAGCCTACGAACTGCTGATGGAGGGGATAGACTGGAAGTGGAACCGCGGAGACATGATTACGGAACTGAATGCCGTAAAGAAGGACGGTGTGGTTCTGGCGAATCTGACACTGGGGAAAATCCTCATGTTCGAAGGAAAGCCTGTAGAAGCTGAAGCCAATTTCAAACCCATAATGGAAGGCGAGAGTGTACTCGACGCGGCGCCTTTTGCCCTCTATGAAGCTCAGGTCTGGCTCGGTGATGAAGAGGAGCGGAAAAGCCTTTATGAGAGCTATCCCGGGAAAATAGAAGAGGGAAGTGAATACGCTTATTATCTGAACGATTACCTCGATGTCCTTTACCTGGAAGAGGAGGATGTATTCTCCTATCTGACCGGTGATCCCGCGGAGAGCATAGCCTCTCTGACTGCGGCATATGGCGAAATTACCTCGCAGGCCTCTGTTCTGAACAGAGATCTGAGAGAAAACATAGCTATAATACATAAAGTCCTGCAGGACAATATGAAAAGAGGGTTCTACAACCTGGCATCGCAAACCTATCTTTTACGCAATGAACTGGGAGACTTTTATTACAATGAGAAAATGTACAGCGAAGGAATTGCCCAGTACGAACAGGTCCTGGCTATTGATCCCTGGAATCTGAGTGCCAAATTCAAGCTGGCCCAGGTCTACCACTATAACGGGAACTGGTCGAAAGCCCTGAAGATTTACAGCGAGATTTACGACGATGATCCCCAGTTCAACAATGTGGCTTCCTTTTACAATGAACTGACAAGGGAATTCGCCGATTCATACCACTTCTCTGCATCATCATTTTCCGACCCGACGAGAATAAAATCGGACCTGCATGCCGACTACAATATCAACTTTACGCCCTTGTTCGGGACGACTCTGGCCTACGATGTCAATCTGGACAGGATCTACCGGACTTACAGCGCCGAAGGAACAGAACCCGATGATCCGAAATCGTCAACTCTTCTGTTCAATAAAGTGTCTCTCAGCTTTCCCGTTAAACTGGGACCGGTAAAGATCACTCCTGTCGGCGGATTGTATCTGAAAACAGATTTATTCGGAGATGAAGACCTGAGCGCCGCCGATCCGGGCTTCGGGCTTTTCGAATACATCGATCCTTACTTCTACGGTGGAGCCGATGCGGCTGTGAATCTCGATTTTCTCAGTTTTTCAGGCGGATACCGGTTCGACTGGCTGACAGAAAGCTTTCATCCTTCAGCTGATATCTTCTTCCATCAGGTCAAAGGAAATCTGGGAATAAACTTTGTTAAAACAAAGATTCCCTTTATCGAAGACCTGACTCTGAATTTCGGAGGGGAGGGAAAATTCCTCAGCGATGACAATATCCTATGGAACGCTTTTGCTTCGGCAACCGAAAAGATCCAGCTTGTCCGTGAACCGGCGATGTATCTCAACGCAGGGCTTGATTTCAGCCTGGAGAGCGGAAAGTTCAATGAGTATTCAGATAACTCGACTCTGCCATACTGGGCGCCTGATATGTCACTCATGACCGGGCTTAATCTGGAATATGAGGCGAAATTCCCATTATCGGAAAACAGATCACTGGAAGAAAAAGTGCGCCTTAACGTCGATTATACATCTTCGGGAACGGGAGCGGAGCAAATCCGGGGGATGGCCTTTGAAGTCGGCAACAGACTTTCCTATAATAAAAGTGACTTCACGGCCTTTTTTAATGTGACCGGAACTTTTTCGGTTCAGTTTGAACCGGCGGATATCACTTACTGGTCGCTAATTTTCGAATTGGGAGTCAGCGCGCTGCTGCCTGAACTCCTGATGCCCTGA
- a CDS encoding substrate-binding periplasmic protein: protein MYKFSLSPILLFTFLFPVLSLSTETLYTEYQEASPKYFRDKGNTIGICVDIIHAINAGLSGTSELSIEPVNPESPFVPFKRIQENLKEGRIQIFIGLAKTDDREDEFDYIETPLYKVRSTFAIPAGSGFIYRNADSLTNLNIAVLRGSKTAEQMSNLTENLIYANSLDQAVTLLDYGRADLLFYHSLGLGYLIKSRGLSDRLTISGTAYEEYEHYIALNPSVSQDIKEKIEKVLIELINTGTIDRILNKYL, encoded by the coding sequence ATGTATAAGTTTTCCTTAAGTCCAATTCTACTTTTTACATTTCTTTTTCCAGTTCTATCTCTCTCGACTGAAACCCTTTATACGGAATATCAGGAGGCTTCGCCGAAATATTTCCGGGACAAAGGTAACACGATCGGAATATGTGTCGATATTATTCATGCCATTAATGCCGGTCTATCGGGAACGTCCGAACTGAGTATCGAACCTGTCAATCCCGAATCACCCTTTGTCCCCTTTAAAAGGATTCAGGAAAATCTCAAAGAGGGCCGGATTCAGATTTTCATCGGTCTGGCAAAGACTGATGATAGAGAAGATGAATTCGACTACATTGAAACACCTCTTTACAAAGTGAGATCGACTTTCGCCATACCGGCCGGTTCCGGCTTTATATACAGAAATGCCGATAGTCTGACAAATTTGAATATCGCTGTATTGAGGGGGTCAAAGACTGCGGAGCAGATGAGCAATCTGACTGAGAATCTTATTTATGCCAATTCTCTCGATCAGGCAGTGACTCTCCTCGATTACGGCAGAGCCGATCTTTTATTTTACCATTCCCTGGGCCTGGGTTATCTTATCAAATCCCGGGGGTTGTCCGACAGACTGACAATATCCGGAACCGCTTACGAGGAGTACGAACATTATATCGCCCTTAATCCTTCGGTTTCTCAGGATATAAAAGAGAAGATTGAGAAGGTTCTGATAGAACTCATCAACACCGGAACAATTGACCGTATTCTGAATAAGTATCTCTAA
- a CDS encoding DUF2194 domain-containing protein, with translation MKKTVLYLLILFIGLTALYSQDAVYQKSVLALYKSSENQTEKENEIFFYMSRALEEMGLKVVYWDIDRGIPGESVTRFHRAIISWFRGPAMRDPEAYLDFLERMIAQGKKVLAVDNMGAYQDRDTGDYVRPLRLNTTLTKLGIMYLGDWTQDGSLLELDHVNSSMVEKDGKQDASQSAFFYHFLPTDHELKTWLSIKRKDREYDSSPVIVTNKNGGFALSRYIYRVENGTVKLLLDVPRFLKEALFPEAEEQKIAILVNPGRSGSDKILEYTESAFSRSKINYQIIPSNNFRGMVPHDFRPFTSVVLILDSDSGIDPAVLETYLEEGGRIISLKTGRFNNLAPYLGMKEFRTRTRDNTGFKISAGLLSGESTELNLREYKWTPGVAVPVDNAEILGTSYNGREPLVWKTKIGKGEVLTWNWDLFAIGNLMGFIVDSVLYMQPVGLAATPALSIMYIDDWPLPMYNIVREPMAPLTDTEFYTTVWWPDIQKILAGWEQPFSSFIIFNYNVNREPPYQTGEFFVAEDNAPLKMAREHLEKGIELGFHGYNHLSLTPRSSELNAFVWSGEENMRTSLEMAREEWIRLFGNHNLPRSYVAPHNVISPEGIKVLHEVFPSIKAVCTLHTSSETPEEAYEYGPNPDFPDVYMLPRLTSGFNLTEEIKMGILSGVSGPGLFIHFIHADDVYDPYRSLGNDWNGLKEEFDKLMTFVRSNHPYLRPMNVYDGFRAMQHFDSQAVDFRIDGDTVKVSTNSSGLIFRVRHEGKSVGSVRGGTVLYSYKNIDETVIRTDGTEVEIRLR, from the coding sequence ATGAAAAAAACTGTTTTATATCTGTTAATTCTTTTTATAGGTCTGACGGCTCTTTACAGTCAGGACGCGGTTTATCAGAAATCGGTTCTGGCACTTTACAAGTCATCGGAAAACCAGACGGAGAAGGAGAACGAAATCTTCTTTTACATGTCCCGTGCTCTTGAGGAGATGGGTTTGAAGGTCGTTTACTGGGATATCGACCGGGGTATTCCCGGAGAAAGCGTCACCCGTTTTCACCGCGCGATTATCTCCTGGTTCCGGGGGCCGGCCATGCGGGATCCCGAAGCGTATCTGGATTTTCTGGAGCGAATGATAGCTCAGGGGAAGAAAGTGCTGGCTGTTGATAACATGGGCGCCTATCAGGACCGGGATACGGGTGATTACGTCCGCCCTCTGCGGCTCAACACCACTCTCACCAAACTGGGAATCATGTATCTGGGCGACTGGACTCAGGACGGTTCTCTCCTCGAACTCGATCATGTCAACAGTTCCATGGTGGAAAAAGACGGGAAACAGGATGCCTCCCAGTCAGCTTTTTTCTATCATTTTCTCCCGACGGATCATGAGCTGAAAACCTGGCTTTCCATCAAGCGGAAGGACAGGGAATACGATTCAAGCCCCGTCATCGTGACAAACAAGAACGGCGGTTTCGCTCTTTCCCGCTACATATATCGTGTGGAAAACGGCACTGTCAAACTGCTTCTCGATGTCCCCCGTTTTCTGAAAGAAGCCCTATTCCCCGAGGCGGAAGAGCAGAAAATCGCCATACTGGTCAATCCTGGCCGTTCCGGGTCCGATAAAATTCTCGAATACACGGAAAGCGCCTTCAGCAGATCAAAAATCAATTATCAGATAATCCCCTCCAACAATTTCCGGGGGATGGTTCCTCACGATTTCCGCCCCTTTACATCGGTCGTTCTGATTCTCGACAGCGACAGCGGTATCGATCCAGCTGTTCTGGAAACATATCTTGAGGAAGGCGGTCGGATCATTTCCCTGAAAACCGGACGTTTTAATAATCTTGCGCCCTATCTGGGCATGAAGGAATTCAGAACCCGGACAAGGGATAATACAGGTTTTAAAATCAGCGCCGGACTCCTTTCGGGAGAGAGCACGGAACTCAATCTCAGGGAATACAAGTGGACGCCCGGCGTGGCAGTTCCCGTCGATAATGCGGAGATTCTGGGGACAAGCTATAACGGCCGGGAACCGTTGGTCTGGAAAACGAAAATAGGGAAAGGCGAAGTCCTGACCTGGAACTGGGACCTCTTTGCCATCGGCAATCTTATGGGATTCATCGTCGACTCGGTTCTCTATATGCAGCCTGTCGGGCTGGCAGCCACTCCGGCTCTGAGCATTATGTACATCGACGACTGGCCTCTGCCCATGTACAATATTGTTCGCGAACCTATGGCCCCCCTGACCGATACGGAATTTTATACGACAGTCTGGTGGCCGGATATCCAGAAAATCCTGGCAGGCTGGGAACAGCCTTTTTCCAGCTTTATCATTTTTAACTATAACGTAAACCGCGAACCGCCCTACCAGACCGGAGAGTTTTTTGTGGCCGAGGACAACGCTCCTCTGAAAATGGCCAGAGAGCACCTGGAAAAGGGGATAGAACTTGGCTTTCACGGCTATAATCATTTATCTCTCACTCCGCGGTCATCGGAACTCAATGCTTTTGTCTGGAGCGGTGAGGAAAATATGAGAACCTCACTGGAAATGGCCCGGGAGGAGTGGATCCGGCTGTTCGGAAACCACAACCTTCCCAGATCCTATGTAGCTCCCCATAACGTCATTTCTCCCGAAGGAATCAAAGTCCTCCATGAAGTCTTTCCCTCTATAAAAGCTGTCTGTACGCTCCACACATCTTCGGAAACACCGGAAGAAGCCTACGAATACGGACCCAATCCCGATTTCCCCGATGTCTATATGCTGCCCCGTCTGACTTCAGGCTTCAATCTGACCGAAGAGATTAAAATGGGCATCCTGTCGGGAGTGAGCGGCCCCGGTCTGTTCATCCACTTCATCCATGCCGATGATGTCTACGACCCTTACAGGAGTCTGGGTAATGACTGGAACGGCCTGAAGGAGGAGTTTGACAAACTTATGACCTTTGTCCGGTCCAATCATCCCTATCTGCGTCCTATGAATGTATACGACGGGTTCAGGGCCATGCAGCATTTCGATTCCCAGGCCGTGGACTTCAGGATAGATGGCGACACGGTCAAGGTCAGCACGAACAGTTCCGGACTCATTTTCAGAGTGAGACATGAGGGAAAGAGTGTCGGTTCCGTCAGAGGCGGAACTGTTCTGTACAGTTATAAAAACATTGATGAAACTGTCATCCGGACAGACGGAACGGAGGTTGAGATCAGATTGCGTTAG
- the pelG gene encoding exopolysaccharide Pel transporter PelG yields the protein MAGIGFELQKVLKGGGLANVLKVTLAGIVIVAGPWLISIVAIFFLNRFASFALAEGSDLFMAAIVYTYAFSLSVFGGLHYIFTRYISDMIFIRRERRASSTLMLVLVLFALMAGILSAAAVLFIRAEGVSYLGLYRFAAVCLFVTVNLIWLVMIFITLLKKYMTIFLVYLSGMAFSFIAVYFLGGPFGIGGALAGFTAGQILILLLLLGLIVRSYKPVKPFRELKPLLSYFRRFRFLFLSGVFYSAGIWVDKITLWFLRGSSVRGTWFSLFETYDIAVYFANLTIIPGLVYFMIFSETNFYSSLRKFLLSVEKGILTRITEEKYKVIRVTENSLYEQSFFQGVISFGLIILAPHVNRVFLGGLTDTVTLRLVLGAAFFHIFYLTTLTFLFYIEMYREAFFTSLFFFAVNFAITASASALNLPWYGIGYLSATILSSLPAFFFLKRGVRNLERRVYGSL from the coding sequence ATGGCGGGAATCGGATTTGAACTGCAGAAAGTTCTCAAAGGCGGCGGGCTGGCCAATGTCCTGAAAGTGACTCTGGCGGGGATCGTCATCGTAGCGGGGCCCTGGCTTATTTCCATTGTGGCAATCTTTTTTCTCAACCGGTTCGCTTCGTTCGCCCTGGCCGAGGGTAGCGATCTGTTTATGGCAGCCATCGTCTATACTTATGCCTTTTCCCTGTCTGTATTCGGCGGATTGCATTACATTTTCACCCGCTACATTTCCGATATGATTTTCATACGCCGAGAGCGGCGCGCCTCATCGACCCTTATGCTGGTCCTTGTTCTCTTTGCGCTTATGGCCGGGATTCTCTCTGCCGCGGCTGTACTGTTTATTCGCGCCGAGGGTGTCAGTTACCTGGGGCTCTACCGCTTCGCCGCAGTCTGTCTTTTCGTCACAGTCAATCTCATCTGGCTGGTCATGATATTCATCACCCTGCTGAAAAAGTATATGACTATCTTTCTCGTTTATCTCTCGGGGATGGCTTTCTCCTTCATAGCCGTGTATTTTCTGGGCGGACCTTTCGGAATCGGCGGGGCGCTGGCGGGGTTTACCGCCGGACAGATTCTCATTCTCCTTCTCCTTCTGGGGCTCATCGTCCGGTCCTATAAACCTGTCAAACCATTTCGGGAACTGAAACCTCTGCTCAGCTACTTTAGAAGATTCAGGTTTCTCTTTCTTTCCGGTGTGTTCTACTCCGCCGGCATCTGGGTCGATAAAATCACTCTCTGGTTTCTTCGGGGATCATCTGTGAGGGGCACATGGTTTTCCCTTTTCGAAACCTATGATATCGCTGTGTATTTCGCCAATCTGACCATCATACCCGGGCTTGTCTATTTTATGATTTTTTCAGAAACGAATTTCTACAGTTCACTGAGGAAGTTTCTCCTGTCGGTGGAAAAGGGAATCCTTACGAGAATTACCGAAGAAAAATACAAAGTCATCCGTGTTACGGAGAACAGCCTTTATGAGCAGAGCTTTTTCCAGGGAGTCATATCGTTCGGATTGATTATTCTGGCGCCTCATGTAAACCGGGTGTTTCTGGGCGGACTGACCGATACGGTTACGCTTCGACTGGTTCTGGGCGCGGCCTTTTTTCACATTTTTTACCTGACGACACTGACCTTTCTTTTTTATATTGAAATGTACAGGGAAGCTTTTTTTACATCGCTATTCTTCTTTGCTGTTAATTTTGCCATTACGGCGTCTGCTTCCGCCTTGAATCTTCCCTGGTACGGTATCGGATATCTTTCGGCGACCATTCTCTCCTCTCTTCCGGCTTTCTTTTTTCTCAAGAGGGGAGTGAGGAACCTCGAACGGAGAGTATACGGCAGTTTGTAG